A stretch of the Oikeobacillus pervagus genome encodes the following:
- a CDS encoding PH domain-containing protein gives MSVEPKKRISEKALKVWKINGMINSLITWIVLIGLGVMVYFFKWPTWIYAVEAAIGLVVTLLSIVIFPKIRWKRWRYEVREQEIELQRGVFIIKRTLVPMVRVQHVDTEQGPILGKFHLATVKISTAATVHEIPAIEVSEADELRNYISTLARVAEDDV, from the coding sequence GTGAGTGTAGAGCCCAAAAAGAGAATTTCAGAGAAAGCTTTAAAAGTTTGGAAAATAAATGGAATGATTAATTCCCTTATTACATGGATTGTGCTGATTGGGTTAGGAGTCATGGTCTATTTTTTTAAATGGCCGACGTGGATTTATGCGGTGGAAGCAGCAATTGGTCTTGTCGTTACTTTACTTTCCATCGTGATTTTTCCAAAAATACGTTGGAAGCGATGGAGATATGAAGTTCGTGAACAGGAGATCGAATTACAAAGAGGGGTATTCATTATTAAGAGAACATTAGTCCCAATGGTACGCGTTCAACATGTCGATACCGAACAAGGTCCGATCTTAGGGAAGTTTCACTTAGCGACGGTGAAGATTTCAACTGCGGCAACCGTCCACGAAATTCCGGCCATTGAAGTTTCGGAAGCAGATGAATTGCGTAATTATATATCAACGTTAGCGAGGGTGGCAGAAGATGATGTCTAA